A stretch of the Capsicum annuum cultivar UCD-10X-F1 chromosome 10, UCD10Xv1.1, whole genome shotgun sequence genome encodes the following:
- the LOC107844895 gene encoding elicitor-responsive protein 3-like isoform X1 codes for MSSGTLEVFLENAKGLEEQNWLTSMNPYVVITCRTQEKESGVASGEGSAPEWNETFVFTISGDVEEITLKIMDKNTFSSDDFVGEATISLHEVLREGEVSARSYNVVKDEEYCGEIKLGLTFTSGVLIEEVVTKNMVDVENHVMTSEDLMKKTMVDVENHVMTLEDLKKKKNMADVENHAMTPEDLKKKNMVDVENHIITRADLMKTTNSRSFN; via the exons ATGTCAAGTGGGACGCTTGAAGTTTTTCTTGAAAATGCCAAAGGCCTTGAAGAACAAAACTGGCTCA CTAGTATGAATCCTTATGTTGTCATCACCTGTCGGACTCAAGAGAAGGAAAGTGGTGTTGCATCAG GTGAAGGATCTGCCCCTGAGTGGAATGAGACCTTTGTTTTCACCATCAGTGGTGATGTTGAAGAGATCACCCTCAAGATTATGGACAAAAATACTTTCAGTTCTGATGATTTTGTTGGAGAAGCAAC AATTTCCTTACATGAAGTATTGCGCGAAGGAGAGGTATCGGCACGATCTTACAATGTTGTCAAGGATGAAGAATACTGTGGAGAGATAAAACTTGGCCTCACCTTCACATCTGGG GTTCTCATAGAGGAAGTCGTGACGAAGAATATGGTGGACGTAGAAAATCACGTCATGACTTCGGAGGATCTGATGAAGAAGACTATGGTGGATGTAGAAAATCACGTCATGACTCTGGAGGatctgaagaagaagaaaaatatggcGGACGTAGAAAATCACGCCATGACTCCGGAGGATCTGAAGAAAAAGAATATGGTGGACGTAGAAAATCACATCATCACTAGGGCGGATCTGATGAAGACTACTAATTCCAGGAGTTTCAATTAA
- the LOC107844895 gene encoding elicitor-responsive protein 3-like isoform X2, whose amino-acid sequence MSSGTLEVFLENAKGLEEQNWLTSMNPYVVITCRTQEKESGVASGEGSAPEWNETFVFTISGDVEEITLKIMDKNTFSSDDFVGEATISLHEVLREGEVSARSYNVVKDEEYCGEIKLGLTFTSGSGSHRGSRDEEYGGRRKSRHDFGGSDEEDYGGCRKSRHDSGGSEEEEKYGGRRKSRHDSGGSEEKEYGGRRKSHHH is encoded by the exons ATGTCAAGTGGGACGCTTGAAGTTTTTCTTGAAAATGCCAAAGGCCTTGAAGAACAAAACTGGCTCA CTAGTATGAATCCTTATGTTGTCATCACCTGTCGGACTCAAGAGAAGGAAAGTGGTGTTGCATCAG GTGAAGGATCTGCCCCTGAGTGGAATGAGACCTTTGTTTTCACCATCAGTGGTGATGTTGAAGAGATCACCCTCAAGATTATGGACAAAAATACTTTCAGTTCTGATGATTTTGTTGGAGAAGCAAC AATTTCCTTACATGAAGTATTGCGCGAAGGAGAGGTATCGGCACGATCTTACAATGTTGTCAAGGATGAAGAATACTGTGGAGAGATAAAACTTGGCCTCACCTTCACATCTGGG TCAGGTTCTCATAGAGGAAGTCGTGACGAAGAATATGGTGGACGTAGAAAATCACGTCATGACTTCGGAGGATCTGATGAAGAAGACTATGGTGGATGTAGAAAATCACGTCATGACTCTGGAGGatctgaagaagaagaaaaatatggcGGACGTAGAAAATCACGCCATGACTCCGGAGGATCTGAAGAAAAAGAATATGGTGGACGTAGAAAATCACATCATCACTAG